The following DNA comes from Hordeum vulgare subsp. vulgare chromosome 3H, MorexV3_pseudomolecules_assembly, whole genome shotgun sequence.
gccctctccccccaaaagactagcctTTTAGGAGGGGACACTctcacccttataagtcgtgttacttctcccacaaccgatgtgggactaaacccaacaatctccccctcacaCATCGGTCACCATGGGCCCGCCAATACCAGCATCTCCAGCCCACCAACCATGACCGACCATCCGTGAGTCCACCGAGATTTATTCCAGGCAcctgggctctgataccacttgttagaataaacCGAGGCTCTTCGCCGATCtaccgaggaccaagcaatcacacaagcacgacaccgaaatttgttaacgaggttcaccgatatggctacatcctcggggcatgactacgggcgctcctcccgtgacaccgtcacaataccgcacgtCGGCCGCCCGAGCACCGGcacacgccccccccccccccccccgcgcgcgcgcgcctgtgctattatgttggcttaggttacatcgtgtgtctacccccgctatatatgagaggcctaggatacaagtgtcctgtttggacacgactccatatcctatctaaacacaatacaactacaagtccaactgtaacctaccttgtacacaatattcgacacaagTCCAATGTGGCAACTTTAGAATTCatgatgagaccgatatatgaatctcggtggtgtcgatatggtgacctagggcaatttccaaatctcggtggtaccgattccaaactcgaaaattccaattcttgaaatAGAGATACCAGAGAATTGGTCACTGACTTTTGGTGGCACcgaagtgaaagttggtggtaccgagattctagggtttggcaaaggttctgaCTATGGAAAATCGGTATGGTcgaaatggaattcttggtggcaccgattttgaagtATAGGCTTTCGACAAAGATATTGTGAGAGAATTGCtgtgtatttttggtggctaactctaagcacttgagcaaccaattcatcatagatacctcaccccttttaatagtgttggctttcctatggactcaaatatgCTTTctgacaaatataaaatgtagagtcttgtagcttgaagcttaccaattctattcctttccttgcatcaaggggttctactcacaatcctttagccaatgcatctttgaacttttctgaaatatacttggatagaatcattagttcaatgacacatatgttgtcattaattaccaaaaccaccttagggagcagttGTGCTTTCAAAGGTGGCATAACATTTAACttgatacggtatctacctatgttattctaaccttctctctcttctttaattctcTGTCACGTCAGCGTGTTTGCTATTTCCGAGTGCATGATACCGACTAAGATACCgtcactatggccagccttaatCATTTGGTGTGTTGTTTGGACTGCCCGAAGTGATATCATTGCAtgcatttctctttttttttgagtAAATGCATTTCTCTGATTTAGTTGTCGTCGTGTCTAAATTTGTTGTCAGGTTAGTGTGATAAAATAGGGGTACCAGAGCTTAGGTTCAAATGTTGCTTTAAACATAGAGAATGGGCCAGCTGGGGAAAGGGCCAAAATATTTAATAGGAGAAGAAAGTCAAATaaagttgtggttgttgttcttcacATACCGGTGCATCATCGATATGATAACATTAGCATATAAATTCTTGCAACAGGGGGTTGCCATGCCTGCAATGAATAACATACTTTCAAAATGGGTTCCAGTATCAGAGAGGAGCAGATCACTGGCTCTTGTATATAGTGGGATGTACCTTGGGTCAGTGACAGGACTCGCATTTTCACCATTCCTGATACATAAGTTTGGGTGGCCATCAGTCTTCTATTCCTTCGGCTCTCTCGGGACTGTCTGGTTCGCGACATGGGCGACCAAGGTGCTTCGTTGTTGTGAATTACTGTGCAACTTCTCTGATTTTGTTGTCAGTCATGTCTGACTTTGCTGTCTGTTATCTTAAAAGGCTTATAGTACTCCACTTGAGGATCCGGGGATTAGTTCTGAAGAAAAGAAGCTTATCATTAGCCAAACCACATCAGGAGAGCCTGTTACAACAATTCCATGGGGAGTAATACTGTCAAAACCGCCTGTTTGGGCACTTATAGCTTGCCACTTTTGCCATAACTGGGGAACTTTTATCTTGCTCACATGGATGCCTACATATTACAACCAggtatcatcaacatcattgttTCCCAATTGAGCATCATGAACTGCAAACCCCTTTCTTTATAAAGACaaacttaatataaaataggTTTTGAAATTCAACCTCACGGAGTCCAGCCTTTTCTGCGTCCTTCCCTGGCTAACGATGGCGATTTCTGCAAATGTTGGTGGTTGGATTGCAGACACACTTGTTAGTAGAGGAACATCAGTGACAACGGTTCGCAAGGTAAATTAAACACTTCCATATTGTGAGTTAAAATTCCCCAATGATGTATTCACTGGGACTAAGAGTCTAAGATAACCAGAATCTAGTTTTTAAACTTGTAATAAAGAAAGATGTCATCAATATTGTTACCCTATGCACGTGCACCTGTTGCAGATCATGCAATCAATTGGATTCTTAGGGCCAGCCTTTTTCCTCAGTCAACTGAGCCATATCGATTCACCAGCACTGGCAGTCTTATGCATGGCTTGTAGCCAGGTGAGGGTCCATTTGACCTCTTGTTATGGATAATGTTTTCTTCGTATAGAGCAACACTATTTGTATCTGAATCTTTTTCCAAATGTCAGGGAACCGACGCATTTTCTCAGTCTGGTCTATACTCCAATCATCAAGATATCGGTCCTCGATACGCTGTAATCATCTGACTTTATCATAACATTTCAGTGGACTATAATCTTACATGTTCTGTAAAGTCGTACTCCCTCTATCACAGTTTATAAGACATGCACGTATACCTAGGTgtaaatttgacttatataaaatatattcttTAAAATacaaattatatcattaaaaaataaaacatctaaagtttctaatgatatatttttgtaatatatgtctctTATTAAGTTGGTTAAAttaacgacctagatacacgtgtcgggcttataaactgaaacggagaGAGTAGTGCATTTATGCTACCAAAAGGTGATGAACTTCCTGCCCCCCCACCCCAACAAAAACCACGCCGTCGCCGGAGGAGGCcaggccgccgccgcgcccttctCGCCCCCTTCCTCACCACGCCGTCACCGGAGGAGGCCGCCGGGCTAAGCCCGCGCggtggacggcggcggcggggctttcCTTCCCTCTCGCTCGACGGGAGGCGCTCGCGGTGGGGGAGGCTCGACCCCATCTGCTGCGTTGCCTGGGGCTGCGGCGCCTTGGGCTGCTGGATGGGCTTCGGCCGACGGATCTTCGCCGGCGGCCTGGGGGTGTGGCAGCCTCCCTTGGCCTCCCCGCATCTGCATCGGGCGAAGGCGGTCTTCCCGCGGCTCCTTCGTCTGGCGTCTGGAGGATGCTTCGGCGGCGGTGCGGTTGTCAGATCCGGGACTGCCAGATCCGGCCTTCTCGCGACAGCCTGGGGCTCCGGTGGTGGATCTGGCGATGCGGGTGCGGTGGGCTGGATCTAGTTGGTTCGGGACGGGGTGGCAGTCCTCCCTCCCGGCTCTGGTGGTGCTCATTGGTTGCAGCGCGGTGGTGCAGTGGTGGTGGGCGCCAGATGATGGCCCGGCTTGGCTGCTGGCGAGGCTTGTGGTGGCTCTTGTGTGGCGACAACGCGGTTGCCGCACGGGAGGTGAGCGGGTCAGTGGATTGCTGCGTGTGAGGGTGATGTCCAAGACGTTCCAGGTGAAAGCCTGCACGGTTGTTGTCCGGCCGGTGGCGGCGGCGCCCGTGGGCGTCGTTCACCTCCTTGCAGTCGTTCCCCTCCTTGCAGGCGCTGCCATGGAGATCTTCGACCTCCCACCATCGGTACAAGACCTTTGGGTGAAAGCCTAAGGTCCGGTGTCGGGTCGGGCGACGGCATCGTCCTTGTCGCTTTTCCCCTTGGGGGCGTCGCTTTGAAGCTCTTTGTTCCCGTTCGAGCATTCCATAGGCTGGACGCTCACAACATTGCGGTTGGCTTGTGTCCAACCGGTGATGCGGGTGGTTGGCGTTGCGACTTGTGCGGCGACGTTGATGGTGGTGGTGCGTGGAGCTGGGTCGCGGCTTGTCCTTCTGATGTTGAAGGTTTCGGTTCGCCAATGGATGTGCCTATGTTTGTTCCCCGTTGTGACAGAGAAGTCGGAGCTGCGTGTGGTGGGGCCCATGCGGCTGCGACGACTCCATGAGGGCGTCTTCAGTGGATGGTGCTCTTCGGAGGTTGCACTGGACCAGGTCGGCACGAGGCTTGCAACTTTTCTCCAGTGAAGCACATCAGCAAAATCAGAGCTGTCTGTCCTCGACGTCTCCGGTCGATTGTATGGCTATGGCTGGCGAGGTCCTTGTGTGTCGTCCGTTCGGAGGGGCCTTGACGGGTTGTCAGTGGCGAAGTTGGAGTCGCCTGCTCGGGGAGAGGTGATGATGATAACATTGCGGTCTACCTCGACGGTGTCCTCTCCTCGGTGgtgtccgtggtcttgttggtgtCAGGTCGGTCGGGTGCCCTTCTATGTGTGTGTTGTAACGGTTTTTGCCCAGGTATCCGTTAATAACCTGGCAACTCTATTCTACCTCTTACCTCTTTTAATGAATCGAGCCCTAAAGGACCGTGTTAAAAAAAATGAACTTCCTGTCTTGCAGGGTGTACTACTTGGTCTCTCCAACACAGCTGGGGTTCTAGCTGGTGTATTTGGCACAGCAGCAACAGGCTACATCTTGCAGCACGGTCTGCCATAATCCTATACCCTTTACATTACGGAACATATTAAAATGTTAATTGACATGGCTCATCCTTCAAACAAAAATGCAGGTTCTTGGGACGATGTCTTCAAATTGTCTGTAACTCTTTATCTTATTGGAACAGTGATATGGAATATATTTTCGACCGGCGAGAAAATCATCGATTGATATGTGTGTAGTATAGCCTGCTTACGGTTAACGATTTATCCCTGCTAGTACATACTGCCCTGGTCCCTGGGTGTACACAACTCATTCTACATGCACTGCTCCAACTCctgggaagaaagaaagaaagcaagcaagcaacagacTGCCTGATCTATCATGTGCAGCAAGCAACAGCTGCACATAATTCAGGATCGTAATTTTGAAACGGAGCATGAATTGAGCACAGGAACTCGCAGCGGCCTGTTGTACAGGGATGTATAGTGTGCAAGTGATTATAGGTATCCTGTGCATATTCGTTATACATGCATAGTGTTTTTGATCTGTaagcctcttttctttttctttttttaatagcTCACTTCTGGGACAAATCATAGTAGTCTAGTTCTGTTTCCTGATCATTTCAGGATCATAAACATGGGGGCACTGAACATTTAACactcactttgatatatacaactTTTGTAGCATGTATGTCAAAATGAGGGAGTGCAACTGAGGTTCATCATCTAAGCGTAGCTCAGATGGTTAGAGTTTTTGTGATCGAACTAGCCTATCAGGATTCAAGTCCTAGACTTGATATTGGTGCTTGTATATGTtgcaagggagagagagagagggggattgGTAGAATCAATGTAtgcatttatatatatatatatatatatataggtaaattacctggggcacctaggtgcccaggcACCTTGTTTGGATTTAATTCGTTAGTGCATTTATTACGTATAAATAACCACTAATGCTTTTTAAATAATTCACTTTCCATTTTTGCTTGCATGCACTAGTACTCACGTCACTGATTGTAGATGGATTTTCAAAACAAATGCATGTCATTGATTGCCTCATAATTGACTTATTTCCTTAATAAACAATTATACTATAATCTTGTTAGAAATAATCTGAACACTCGTACTTAGATACGTATATACCCAATAATTTATTCTGGACATGAAATACCTACACACGTAGTCTAATGTATTTTTAAGTGAATATACTCAAATACCCGCAAACAAATAATGCGTAccttgatgtgaattttatttgTAAAATACGGCTACTTATCTACCCGACTATATAAAATGTAACAACGTATATAACAGGTTACGTAAAATATGCCTAAAATATCAGCCCGACTACATAAAATATACTCAATGAACTCCTAGTATACCCACAAATTTACACGATACTCACATAAGTCTCCTACTATATACCAAATGCACATAAAAGTAAAACAATATACCCAATGTGTTAGTACACATATATATCCAACTACATGGAAAAAAGTAGAAAACTATTGTAGGTATCCTGTTAATGTATATAAAGTAAAATATGGTTACGTATATACTCGACTACGTGAATTATGACATACATATGTATCTGAATACCCGGGGTAAAAATCACACATTTGAGGGTATGTACAGAAATACGATGGGTATGCACACACCAAAAAATATATCTTTTTTAAATACAAGTATATGTTTAACGACATACGAGATTATTTTTCCATGGAGACAAATGGTAATCATACATTTTATACCCAAGATGATGATATACCTACGTACCTAATTGTTTATATGACTTCCTATGTTATGTACAAAAGAAAAAGTGTACGTATAAGAACTAAAGTTGGGCACGTACCATAGAGCATGCATGACCTTAATTAACCATTAATTGCTGATTTTCTCTATCTTTCAAGCAATAACTCTTTCCTAATAAAGGCTAATGGATTGACCCATTATTGTTAATACTAATTACAAATGCACGCATCTCAATGTAATCCAACGATTTCTAGACAAGGTgcctgggcacctaggtgccccaaacgggcgtcctatatatatatatatatatatatatatatatatatatatatatatatatatatatatatatatatataatatgaccaactgtttggggcacctaggtgcctgggCACCTAGCATTTAATAGCTTTCATCTCAATTCATTGGCATTTACtcatttggaaagaattaaaacaCACATTAATTGATGGAGAGAGaataagaaaataaaaggaaagaggTATACGTGTTTACATGCATCTTTTTCAGATCAAGGTATACATGCATGTATGCACAACGTGACTCGTCGGTGAATGAAATGTCTACGCATCAATAAACACACATATATAAGTATATACACAAACATTAATTATTTCATTAGGTACCCAAGACAAAATATTTTAATTATTTAAAACTAACAAATTATGCATCGATTCTAAATTATAGATATATACCCATTGTATATAATACCTAGTAATAAATTATGTACATACGCGGTTATATATTTTTAATAAATTTTTTTAGGATGTAGCTAGTAAAACATTATATATGTACGCGGATATATATTTATACCTACTAATGAAATTATGTACATATATATATGTGGATATGATATACCTACTAACAAAATAATGTAACATATACCCAATGATTAGTTATAATTTGTAGTTAGCGAAAAAATTATGTATAAACGTGGATATGCATATATCTATTAATGAAATTATATATGCGCAGGAATGCATATGTCTACTATTGAGGTTACGTACATACACCGATATATACATCCTAGTAATTTATTGTACAAATCAATAAATGCTATATAAGGATACAATAAATGTTAATTTTTATTTCCTATGATATATAAAATGATCTGCCTTTTATCACGTGACATGGATGCATGAGATAGTCAAATAATTAAAGCTTGCCAAATTACCTATTAATTGAGGCATTTACATTGGTTTCCATATCGGCCGCCAAATATGATCCAACGATGGATAGGCAAGGTGTccaggcacctaggtgccccaaatgatcgtcctatatatatatatatatatatatatatatatatatatatatatatatatatatatatatatatatatatatatatatatatatataatatgacCAACTGGGAGTACAAGACAAGTCcggacaaatcctagtctatctTATATTACTAACTACTTATTATACTCAACACCCCTGCAGTCATAACGGTACCGACGCAGATGGTGAGACTGAAAAAGAATTTGCAGGGAAGCCGACGGTCACCCCCCACAGTCGTAACGGTCGATGCATCGCGGAAGTCGTGGCTGGAGTAGAAATCgacgaggttgctcaagcaaggcgATAGCCCTTTGTCCATTATCGAGGTAGTCGAGAACGTAGGATGGTGTAGCCATGGCCGAGGTAGCCATGCGAAGAATGACGTGATCGATGTCGAGTCGAGGTAGTCGGTGTCGAGGAACTCGCCGTAAAGCCGCAAGCGCAAGGAGGCGTCGAGTTAGTCATAGGCGCAGTGGTGTTAGAAGTAGTGGTGCGTCGGGAGGAAGACATTGTTGATGACGCGTCGCGTCGAGATTGCCAAACCCGGAGACACATCGCGGACAAAGGCACgcatcggtgttgccagcaccgggcATGCGTAGACGGACAAAGTTGATGTTAATGATGCACCGCTCCAGGCCTGCCATGCAGCCTGAGAACACATCAGGGACGAAGGCACgcatcggtgttgccagcaccgggcATGCGTAGATGGGACCTGCACACAACTTGTATGCCATGTCGAGGAGTTGGAGAGGCCAGTAGAGAAGGAGACTCGACGTCGGTTgtggcgctgatacgtctccaacgtatcaataatttatgaagtattcacgcCATGTTTGTCTatatttacaatacttttatatggtttgatgcactttatatgatttatttagaactaacacgaacttacgttgttttcagcaaaattatcatggtgttgtttttgtgcagaaaatgaaagttctcagaatcgtccgaaactttttaatatttttttctggaagaaataagcaatatttgagcgaagaaccatcggaggggagccacatgtgggccacaagccaacatgatgccccctaggctgcgccatgatggcttatggggcccatgtggcatcgtttagcgtgattccattgccaaaaaaattcctatatatatatacaaaaaccCTCAAAAATAAACAGAGAATTTCCGCTCCGCCGCCGCAACTCTCCGTATGGACGAAAAACCCATGTGGAGCCTTTTCAGTACctgtcggagaggggagatcatctctggtggccatcttcatcatcccgacggaggccatgatgaggagggattaGTTCACCCccgggggctgagggtatgtaccagtagttatgtattcaatctctctccctctcgtgttcttgagatggcatgatcttgatgtatcacatgcTTTGTTAATATAATCGGATCATATGGCGTTCTTCCCTtgccatcttgttgtgatgaattgagtcttcccCTTTAAGATCTTGTTATGTTAGATTGAATATTTGGttttagaacacttgatgtatgtctttgagggatcgatagaagatgtgtctaggggggtggatagactacttgtcaagataaaaattctagcctaacctaatttctaggagggcagaaatctagtagttgtaacaagtctaggtCACCCTACACGTGCAGTCCTAAGAGTATAgcggcggaaagtaaaacatgcaagtgtaatgtagaggagtaaggtagggagatcaaacgcatgaggttgacacagcgatttttggcatggttccaatagatgGCGCTAtcctacgtccatgttagtggagacttcaacgcacggagggtaacggatgcgagagtccatggagggctccacccacggagggtccacaaagaagcggccttgtctatcccaccacggcttccgtccatggaggactagccttactcacggtagatcttcacgaagtaggcgatctccttgcccttacaaacatcttggttcaactccacaacacgaagtaggaggctcccaagcgacacctaaccaatctaggaggcaccacccttcaaaaggtaatagatgtggtagatcaatgaactccttgctcttgtgcttctaaagatagtctcctcaatacaaatcactctctcacagaatatgaatgggtaggagaggttgatttggtggaaagcactttggggaggctagagatcaagtttcaaatgattggattggaatatcttggtctcaacacatgagaggtggttctctctcaggaaATGGATCTGGAAGTGAAGTGTATGTTCTgtgtgcttctcccacaaatgagaggtgggtgaaggggtatatataggcagcagccaaaatcaaaGTTGTTAGAATCacaattctgaatcggatcggagctccactgctaggatcgtgaatcgtagaatcataactatcaggatcgtagaaacttagattctatgagaaaaatcgTATAAACGGAGAGCCTAGTTTGGAttgtaagatcgtaagattctaataCTTGAGTTGTGATTCTGATAACTttggccaaaatccaaccgttacacacaaaagagcaaactcggtgacaccgaagttgaaaacttggtggtaccgagtagcactaaaggtgtgaacttttgaatctcggtgagacctatATATACAACtcagtggcaccaaaaaggtgactaacggtgagatggacaaactcggtggcaccgatactcaaactcggaaattccgattttgtgtatcttgggaacaaaatgttggtcacactgaactcggtagcaccgatgcagtttcggttgcaccaatttggtgggaatggctacggTTCTGTGTGAGATtctaactcggtgggtccgatgtggaaatgttggtgacaccaaatttgtgaatgtggaacttgacagagtggatatgtgggaagaatgactgagtattttggtggctaactttgagcatctgaggaattagttcattttactacctcacccccttttaatagtattggctttcctatggactcaaaagtgatttctcacaaatataaaatgaagagtcttctagcttgaagcttgagccaatattattcctttcttgcatacaGGGGTATctgcacataaaccttaagccataggttttccatggactaatcctgaaatatctaggtaaaagtgttagtccaagagacaatgtatgttgtcatgaattatcaaaatcaccaagggagcatatgtgctttcaatctcccccttttggtaattgat
Coding sequences within:
- the LOC123443601 gene encoding probable anion transporter 1, chloroplastic, giving the protein MLRLFPLSLSAQYRSGGPPPHRCFVDGGSPSQRTGPGLHANNGFGVRVRRRALRGADVQPDTPSSRRDGDKPLHADAQQGEDGGVELLDSVRKLLLEDAEPGEEEQGQFPKRWAIVFLCFSAFLLCNMDRVNMSIAIMPMSVEYGWNPQTVGLIQSSFFWGYLLTQIAGGIWADKVGGKTVLGFGVIWWSVATALTPVAAKLGLPFLLIVRAFMGIGEGVAMPAMNNILSKWVPVSERSRSLALVYSGMYLGSVTGLAFSPFLIHKFGWPSVFYSFGSLGTVWFATWATKAYSTPLEDPGISSEEKKLIISQTTSGEPVTTIPWGVILSKPPVWALIACHFCHNWGTFILLTWMPTYYNQVLKFNLTESSLFCVLPWLTMAISANVGGWIADTLVSRGTSVTTVRKIMQSIGFLGPAFFLSQLSHIDSPALAVLCMACSQGTDAFSQSGLYSNHQDIGPRYAGVLLGLSNTAGVLAGVFGTAATGYILQHGSWDDVFKLSVTLYLIGTVIWNIFSTGEKIID